A single Sulfurimonas crateris DNA region contains:
- a CDS encoding ribonucleotide-diphosphate reductase subunit beta, with translation MNRKKIYNPESNESANDRRIFGGNPTGIFELNDIKYQWAYNLWEMMLNNTWFPKEVDMTRDVSDYKQITDVEKAAYDKALSQLIFMDSLQTNNIMDNINPYVTSPEINLILVRQAYEEALHSQSYAVMVDSISVNSKEIYDLWRRDMMLKSKNDAIAAVYDELSKNPTEHNFVKACFANQILEGIYFYSGFAYIYTLARSGKMLGSAQMIRFIQRDEVTHLVLFQNLINSLRKERPDLFTEQLKSEVVEMFKEAVRLESDWGKYITGGQVLGLTDAIIEQYIKYLADDRLSSVGFPKLYNVSNPIKWVDDFSKFNDQKTNFFEGTVANYSKGSLSFDDDF, from the coding sequence ATGAACAGAAAAAAGATATATAATCCTGAATCAAATGAAAGTGCAAATGATAGAAGAATATTCGGCGGCAATCCAACCGGCATATTTGAACTAAACGATATCAAGTACCAGTGGGCATACAATCTTTGGGAGATGATGTTAAACAATACATGGTTCCCAAAAGAGGTTGATATGACGCGTGACGTTAGCGACTATAAGCAGATAACCGATGTGGAAAAAGCTGCTTACGATAAAGCTCTTTCACAACTCATTTTTATGGATTCTCTTCAAACAAACAATATTATGGACAATATAAATCCCTATGTAACATCTCCGGAGATAAACCTTATCTTGGTTCGTCAGGCTTATGAAGAGGCGCTTCACTCACAAAGCTACGCCGTAATGGTTGACAGCATCTCTGTAAACTCCAAAGAGATATATGATCTTTGGCGCCGCGATATGATGCTAAAGAGCAAGAATGACGCAATAGCTGCAGTTTATGATGAGCTCTCAAAAAATCCGACAGAACACAACTTTGTAAAAGCGTGTTTTGCGAACCAGATCTTAGAAGGGATCTATTTCTACAGCGGTTTTGCATACATCTATACGCTTGCAAGAAGCGGAAAGATGCTTGGTTCCGCACAGATGATAAGATTTATCCAAAGAGATGAAGTGACTCACCTTGTCCTTTTTCAAAACCTTATAAATTCACTTAGAAAAGAGAGACCTGATCTTTTTACAGAGCAGTTAAAAAGCGAAGTAGTAGAGATGTTTAAAGAGGCGGTCAGACTCGAATCCGACTGGGGAAAATATATTACCGGCGGACAGGTACTGGGTCTAACAGACGCGATCATAGAGCAGTACATCAAGTATTTGGCGGATGACAGACTCTCAAGCGTAGGATTTCCAAAACTTTACAATGTCTCAAATCCTATAAAATGGGTTGATGACTTCTCAAAGTTCAATGACCAGAAGACAAACTTTTTTGAGGGAACGGTCGCCAACTACTCAAAAGGAAGCTTAAGCTTTGACGACGACTTCTAA
- a CDS encoding carbon-nitrogen hydrolase family protein, translating into MTTTSKQSGYKLCSLLFETTKNYEANLQKLLDLVNERENRSLIVAPEVCLTGFDYENYDEAVEFSHRADAELKKASEDKIIILTMLERRDKEIFNFAKIFHNGEIVYERAKVKLFRFGDEHKYMSEGSADEINIIEIEGIKIGILICFELRFKELWQKLEGCDVIAAPSWWGVLRTEHFKIITQALAVINQCYVVASDSLNDECTKMSGIITPQGEDERNENRACLELKYNKNEIIKMRRYMDVGIG; encoded by the coding sequence TTGACGACGACTTCTAAGCAGAGCGGGTATAAGCTCTGCTCGCTTCTTTTTGAAACCACAAAAAACTACGAAGCCAATCTGCAAAAACTTTTAGATCTGGTAAACGAAAGAGAAAATAGATCCCTTATTGTCGCTCCTGAAGTCTGTTTAACGGGCTTTGACTACGAAAATTACGATGAAGCGGTAGAGTTTTCACACAGAGCAGACGCAGAGCTTAAAAAAGCGTCGGAGGATAAGATAATAATCCTTACAATGCTAGAGAGAAGAGACAAAGAGATCTTTAACTTTGCCAAGATATTTCATAACGGCGAAATAGTCTATGAGAGAGCAAAGGTCAAGCTGTTTCGTTTTGGAGATGAGCATAAATATATGTCGGAGGGAAGTGCAGATGAGATCAATATCATTGAGATCGAGGGTATAAAGATAGGCATCCTGATCTGCTTTGAGCTACGTTTTAAAGAGCTTTGGCAGAAGCTTGAGGGGTGTGACGTTATAGCGGCTCCTTCATGGTGGGGAGTTTTAAGAACAGAGCATTTTAAGATCATAACTCAGGCACTGGCTGTTATAAACCAGTGTTATGTGGTGGCAAGCGATTCGTTAAACGACGAATGTACCAAAATGAGCGGCATAATAACTCCTCAGGGTGAAGATGAGAGAAATGAGAATAGGGCTTGCTTAGAGCTGAAGTACAATAAAAACGAGATAATTAAGATGAGAAGATATATGGATGTCGGCATTGGATAG
- a CDS encoding deoxyguanosinetriphosphate triphosphohydrolase: protein MEANYRFYEIDKDFRNPYARDRDRVIHSGSFRKLEYKTQVFLNQEGDFFRTRLTHSIEVSQIARSITSHLGLNESLAEAIALSHDLGHTPFGHIGGDTLDECLKDDGFVNGFEHNFQSFRVVSSLEKRYNGFNGLNLTFATLEGILKHSYPYKKSFLPPIIDEQFNLDTHPSIEAMIVDRADEIAYITHDIDDGVNSGLISFDDLQESELIIEILDKVKKEGVLQRDDEMFRYRFVSHLINHLVYSLIEYSKDRVDNSEIMCAKIDSKTELPIGFEPKLETEIKKLKKILFSKLYQHKDIMVKMFAGKQAIRGLYSGLNEEPKMLPTFYRTQLSSRNKHRVIADYIASMSDRHALSFYNEMYGKL, encoded by the coding sequence ATGGAAGCAAACTATAGATTTTACGAGATAGACAAAGATTTTAGAAATCCGTATGCAAGGGATAGAGACAGGGTTATTCACTCGGGGAGTTTTAGAAAACTGGAGTATAAGACACAGGTTTTTTTAAATCAGGAGGGGGACTTTTTCCGTACGCGTCTGACCCACTCCATCGAGGTCTCCCAAATTGCACGCTCTATAACTTCACACTTGGGGCTAAACGAGTCGCTTGCCGAAGCGATCGCTCTTTCACACGATCTGGGACATACCCCATTTGGTCATATCGGCGGAGATACACTTGATGAGTGCTTGAAGGATGATGGATTTGTTAACGGCTTTGAGCACAATTTTCAAAGCTTCAGGGTTGTATCATCGCTTGAGAAGAGATATAACGGATTTAATGGCTTAAATCTTACATTCGCGACTCTGGAGGGGATCCTTAAGCACTCATACCCGTATAAAAAAAGCTTTCTTCCTCCTATCATAGATGAGCAGTTCAATTTAGATACCCATCCGAGCATAGAGGCGATGATAGTTGACCGTGCAGATGAGATAGCCTATATTACTCATGATATAGATGACGGTGTGAATTCTGGTTTGATCAGTTTTGATGACCTGCAAGAGAGTGAGTTGATAATAGAGATACTTGATAAGGTAAAAAAAGAGGGTGTGCTGCAGCGTGATGATGAGATGTTTAGGTACCGCTTCGTCTCACACCTTATAAACCACCTTGTCTACTCGCTAATAGAGTACTCAAAAGATAGGGTCGATAACTCTGAGATAATGTGTGCAAAGATAGATAGCAAAACAGAGCTCCCTATCGGTTTTGAGCCAAAGTTAGAGACAGAGATAAAAAAACTCAAAAAAATACTATTCTCAAAACTCTATCAGCACAAAGATATAATGGTAAAGATGTTTGCAGGAAAACAGGCAATACGTGGTCTATACAGCGGCTTAAACGAAGAGCCTAAGATGTTGCCGACGTTTTATCGTACTCAGTTATCAAGCAGAAATAAACACAGAGTTATAGCCGACTATATAGCTTCAATGAGCGATAGACACGCGTTGTCGTTTTATAATGAGATGTACGGGAAATTGTAG
- the dnaG gene encoding DNA primase yields the protein MIAQDSIEALKARLDIVDVVGSYVELRKAGANYKAPCPFHDEKTASFVVSPAKQIYHCFGCGAGGDGIKFVMEYEKLSYPEALEKLASSYNFSLSYSEGKRDRPRSQFMEKISSWYQYLLTNNQTALSYLKERGIYDSSIEKFSIGYAPDSNSTINYIKSQFLNMGEAIEMGVVGSDGAKSYARFIERIIFPIHSANGTIVGFGGRTITGHQAKYVNSPETPYFNKSRLLYAYHLAKQSIHKTKQIIITEGYLDVIMLHQAGFDNAVATLGTALTAEHLPLLRKGEPDIVMAYDGDKAGRAAALKASKLLSAGGFSGGVIIFGEGIDPADMVKKGALEELSEMFRTPQPFIEFVLDEIISLYNLRDPKSKELCMQEAVGYLKTLSAMLQDRYKTYLAQRLGINPSFVKLTNQTNTNYNKPLDDRSRHKDMWELTLIKTVLEHPEFVDQILDVLDPSLLQFHSYEFALSLRGKFDDPSLMAISVDEQIKPLRDEEALKAELIAFLTKHYEREYKKVNMQKDISFEQKAFFIRKYRGIISQLKRGELVAFKS from the coding sequence ATGATTGCACAAGACTCCATTGAAGCCCTAAAAGCACGCCTTGACATTGTTGATGTAGTAGGTTCATACGTAGAACTTAGAAAAGCGGGTGCTAATTATAAGGCTCCGTGCCCTTTTCATGATGAAAAGACAGCTTCGTTCGTGGTAAGTCCCGCAAAGCAGATATATCACTGTTTTGGATGCGGTGCCGGCGGTGATGGCATCAAGTTTGTTATGGAGTATGAAAAGCTGAGTTATCCGGAAGCTTTGGAGAAACTCGCCTCTTCATACAACTTCTCTCTCTCATACAGTGAGGGCAAAAGAGACAGACCTCGTTCACAGTTTATGGAGAAGATAAGCAGCTGGTACCAATATCTGCTTACAAATAACCAAACTGCACTCTCATACTTAAAAGAGCGCGGCATCTATGACAGCAGTATAGAGAAGTTCTCTATAGGCTACGCACCCGATTCAAACAGCACTATAAACTATATAAAATCTCAATTTTTAAATATGGGTGAAGCCATTGAGATGGGTGTTGTGGGGAGCGACGGGGCAAAGAGCTATGCAAGGTTTATTGAGCGCATCATCTTTCCTATACACTCTGCAAACGGGACCATAGTAGGTTTTGGAGGCAGAACCATAACAGGGCATCAGGCAAAGTATGTAAACTCTCCCGAAACTCCATACTTTAACAAATCACGTCTTCTCTACGCCTATCATCTTGCGAAGCAGAGCATACATAAAACAAAACAGATCATCATAACAGAGGGGTATCTTGATGTTATTATGCTGCATCAGGCGGGATTTGACAATGCCGTTGCAACGCTGGGTACGGCACTAACAGCTGAGCATCTTCCGCTTTTAAGAAAGGGTGAACCCGATATCGTAATGGCGTATGACGGTGATAAAGCCGGCCGCGCAGCTGCTCTTAAAGCGTCAAAACTACTGAGTGCAGGTGGTTTTAGCGGAGGGGTTATTATATTTGGCGAGGGCATCGACCCTGCGGACATGGTAAAAAAAGGTGCTCTTGAGGAGCTCTCGGAGATGTTTAGAACTCCTCAGCCATTTATCGAGTTTGTACTAGATGAGATAATATCTCTTTACAATCTTCGTGACCCAAAATCCAAAGAGCTCTGTATGCAAGAGGCGGTAGGTTATCTTAAAACGCTATCTGCCATGCTTCAAGACAGATATAAAACATATTTGGCGCAAAGACTCGGCATAAACCCCTCTTTTGTAAAACTGACTAACCAGACTAACACTAACTATAACAAACCTCTGGATGATAGAAGCCGCCATAAAGATATGTGGGAGCTCACGCTTATAAAAACCGTTTTGGAACATCCAGAATTTGTAGATCAGATACTCGATGTACTGGATCCGTCGCTTCTGCAGTTTCACTCATATGAGTTTGCTCTCTCGCTTAGAGGAAAATTTGACGATCCCTCTTTGATGGCGATCTCTGTGGATGAACAGATAAAACCTCTTAGGGATGAGGAGGCTCTCAAAGCGGAGCTGATCGCATTTTTAACAAAACATTATGAGAGGGAGTATAAGAAGGTAAATATGCAAAAAGATATCTCTTTTGAACAAAAGGCTTTTTTTATACGTAAGTACAGAGGGATAATCTCGCAGCTTAAAAGAGGCGAGCTCGTAGCCTTTAAGAGCTAG
- a CDS encoding protein-L-isoaspartate(D-aspartate) O-methyltransferase, with the protein MSALDRITATKTAKLAEECHKKFSLSESVKSAIAKTNREEFVPAGFRHNAYKLDALPMGSAQWISSPLTVAKMTEYLEPKGADRVLEIGCGSGYQAAVLSHLFRGVFTIERIEPLILEAKSRFRKLGIGNIHTRLDDGQNGWAQYAPYDRILFSATAKEIPQKLFEQLGEGGVLIAPMQVGSKQIITRFKKSGGSLKKEELEECDFVPILDGVQK; encoded by the coding sequence ATGTCGGCATTGGATAGAATAACAGCAACAAAGACCGCAAAACTGGCCGAGGAGTGCCACAAGAAGTTCTCTCTGAGCGAGAGTGTAAAGAGTGCCATTGCAAAAACCAACAGAGAGGAGTTCGTTCCGGCAGGATTTAGACACAATGCCTACAAACTTGATGCTCTGCCGATGGGCTCTGCACAGTGGATAAGCTCCCCTTTGACGGTTGCGAAGATGACTGAGTATTTAGAGCCAAAAGGTGCGGACAGAGTTCTTGAGATAGGGTGCGGAAGCGGTTATCAAGCGGCAGTTTTGTCGCATCTTTTCCGCGGTGTTTTTACGATCGAGAGAATAGAGCCGCTTATACTTGAGGCAAAATCACGTTTTAGAAAACTGGGCATTGGCAATATCCATACACGTCTGGATGATGGACAAAACGGCTGGGCTCAGTATGCTCCCTATGACAGAATCCTTTTCTCGGCAACCGCAAAAGAGATACCGCAAAAGCTTTTTGAGCAGCTAGGTGAGGGAGGAGTTCTGATCGCTCCTATGCAGGTCGGCTCAAAGCAGATAATAACACGTTTTAAAAAGAGTGGAGGTTCTCTGAAAAAAGAGGAGCTCGAAGAGTGTGATTTTGTTCCGATTTTAGACGGAGTTCAGAAGTGA
- a CDS encoding DEAD/DEAH box helicase codes for MSFSTLGLSAPLLKAVKEQGYSEPTPIQKQAIPVILSKKDILAGAQTGTGKTAGFTLPLLELLSSTKPAKPKQSIRALILTPTRELAAQVGESVEVYGKYLPFKSAIIFGGVKINPQLVKLKKGVDIVIATPGRLLDHISQKSIDLRDVEFLILDEADRMLDMGFINDIKKILAILPKQKQTLLFSATYSDEIKKLSDKLLNSPVLIEVARPNRASEIVKQIVYPVDRERKRELLTHLINEGKWKQVLVFTRTKHGANRLSTQLEKDGITAVAIHGNKSQNARTKALADFKAGEVRVLVATDIAARGIDIDQLPHVINYELPNVSEDYVHRIGRTGRAGNEGEAISLVCIDEHEYLANIEKLIKKDIQKVWLKDFKPDPSIKAEPINRGGNRGQRAQKPSGKPEGGKSSQGSSRGSSGRRRDK; via the coding sequence ATGTCATTTAGCACGTTAGGTTTATCAGCTCCTTTACTAAAAGCTGTCAAAGAACAAGGGTATAGCGAGCCCACACCCATCCAAAAACAAGCAATCCCGGTCATTTTAAGCAAAAAAGATATTTTAGCAGGTGCTCAAACAGGAACCGGTAAGACTGCAGGCTTTACACTCCCTCTGCTTGAACTACTAAGCAGCACAAAACCCGCAAAGCCAAAGCAGAGCATAAGAGCGCTTATTTTAACGCCCACAAGAGAGCTCGCGGCACAGGTCGGCGAGAGCGTCGAGGTTTACGGAAAGTATCTTCCTTTTAAATCTGCAATTATATTCGGTGGAGTAAAAATAAATCCTCAGTTGGTCAAGCTAAAAAAAGGGGTTGACATAGTTATAGCAACTCCCGGGCGACTTTTGGACCATATATCACAAAAGAGCATCGATCTGAGAGATGTTGAGTTTCTTATACTCGATGAAGCGGACAGAATGCTCGATATGGGTTTTATAAACGATATTAAAAAAATATTGGCAATTCTTCCAAAACAGAAGCAGACACTTCTCTTTTCTGCTACCTACTCCGATGAGATCAAAAAACTCTCTGACAAACTGCTAAATTCACCTGTGCTTATAGAGGTCGCGCGTCCAAACAGAGCTTCTGAGATCGTAAAACAGATAGTCTACCCTGTTGACAGGGAGCGCAAGCGCGAGCTTTTGACCCATCTTATAAACGAGGGAAAATGGAAGCAGGTTTTAGTCTTTACCAGAACAAAACATGGAGCAAACCGCCTGAGCACTCAACTTGAAAAAGATGGCATAACCGCTGTTGCCATACATGGTAACAAGAGCCAAAACGCAAGAACAAAAGCGCTCGCTGACTTTAAAGCGGGCGAGGTAAGAGTTTTGGTCGCAACCGATATCGCGGCAAGAGGAATAGACATTGACCAGCTTCCGCATGTCATAAACTATGAGCTGCCAAACGTCTCGGAAGATTATGTACACAGAATAGGGCGAACGGGACGTGCAGGAAATGAGGGAGAAGCGATATCCCTTGTCTGTATAGATGAGCATGAGTATTTGGCAAATATAGAGAAGCTGATAAAAAAAGATATTCAAAAAGTGTGGTTAAAAGATTTTAAACCAGACCCCAGCATTAAAGCGGAGCCGATAAACAGAGGCGGAAACAGAGGTCAGCGAGCTCAAAAACCTTCAGGTAAACCAGAGGGAGGCAAATCGTCTCAAGGCTCATCAAGAGGCTCTTCTGGCAGAAGAAGAGATAAGTAG
- a CDS encoding GGDEF domain-containing protein, with protein MNSLKSVALNISIPFFISLIFAFIAYYGAKIPEIIFDLVPYLFYAISALILWVSWHFNRNRFIFIIIPLLLISLGFEYLSAKKATALFLYASLLYPLHLLIFLSLRERGLFSIWGILKIVFFLLEIGVVAYFVAYPDDNLTALLKSKLFAASFYPLQDISVAAGIFVLFIMSVLLLFNRYLIYNGSFFIITVTFYAGFYFIKTAHAYELSMLSIGIIIFILLIRESYRLAFYDELTSLPGRRALVEDMAKLGMKYSLAMIDIDHFKKFNDTYGHDTGDEVLKMVASRLANVGGGGKAYRYGGEEFVLLFPSKDVDESYTHTDILRDTIAKSPFTIRNKKSSKTIYINISSGIVQKSSKDRDPFAVMKRADNALYKAKKAGRNQVIKEV; from the coding sequence ATGAACTCTTTAAAATCAGTAGCCCTAAATATATCGATACCGTTTTTTATATCTTTAATATTCGCATTTATCGCATACTACGGAGCCAAGATACCTGAGATAATCTTTGATCTGGTTCCATACCTTTTTTATGCCATAAGCGCACTTATTTTATGGGTTTCGTGGCACTTTAACCGCAATAGGTTTATATTTATCATCATACCTCTGTTGCTCATAAGTCTCGGATTTGAGTATCTGAGTGCAAAAAAAGCGACAGCTCTTTTTTTATACGCCTCTTTGCTCTATCCTCTTCATCTTCTTATATTTTTATCTCTGAGGGAGAGAGGGCTTTTTTCGATCTGGGGTATCTTAAAGATAGTCTTCTTTTTGCTTGAGATAGGAGTTGTAGCGTATTTTGTGGCTTATCCAGACGATAATCTAACAGCTCTGTTAAAGAGTAAGCTCTTTGCCGCTTCTTTTTATCCGCTGCAGGATATCTCTGTTGCGGCAGGAATCTTTGTACTCTTTATAATGAGCGTGCTTTTGCTCTTTAACAGGTATCTGATCTACAACGGTTCATTTTTTATAATTACCGTTACCTTTTATGCAGGTTTTTACTTTATAAAAACAGCTCATGCTTATGAGCTCTCAATGCTCTCTATCGGTATAATAATCTTTATTTTGCTTATACGAGAGTCCTACCGCTTGGCCTTTTACGATGAGCTGACATCTCTTCCGGGGAGAAGAGCGCTTGTTGAAGATATGGCAAAACTGGGGATGAAGTACTCGCTTGCTATGATAGATATTGATCATTTCAAGAAGTTTAACGACACGTACGGACACGATACGGGTGATGAGGTCTTAAAGATGGTCGCTTCAAGGCTTGCGAACGTGGGCGGAGGCGGAAAAGCTTACAGATACGGAGGAGAAGAGTTTGTTCTTCTCTTTCCTTCAAAAGATGTAGATGAGTCATACACTCATACAGATATTTTAAGAGATACGATCGCAAAGAGCCCTTTTACAATTAGAAACAAGAAGAGCTCTAAAACGATATATATAAACATCTCATCGGGAATCGTGCAAAAAAGCTCAAAAGACAGAGATCCGTTTGCAGTTATGAAAAGAGCCGACAATGCCTTGTACAAGGCAAAGAAAGCGGGAAGAAACCAAGTTATAAAAGAGGTATAA
- a CDS encoding FAD-dependent thymidylate synthase: MEEMYGIKYSKPEVVLMQETGIGVAEAAARTCYDSFAKSENEAIKYIETHMPDDATCSKINEIEESNLLHDLAWTHFHHSILEHANLSFLVRGTSRGVLQEHARHRIQAISVRSTRYTMSSVINAFVASQTAEEREFFIEKVLSFDMLVTCDEEYNRIEIGAIYDKLKYQSKTLENFNEIAVAKSSLPLLEEFAGDAKALYGALESGKKKRNVGDAFKHIITDNVKVDMVVTFNLRSLKNYLTLRDSGAAYFQIRWLAQEMMRKTPSKYLDLIIKKG, translated from the coding sequence ATGGAAGAGATGTACGGTATCAAATACTCAAAGCCCGAAGTTGTTTTAATGCAAGAGACAGGAATAGGTGTGGCTGAAGCTGCGGCTAGAACCTGTTACGACTCATTTGCAAAAAGTGAAAATGAGGCGATAAAATATATTGAGACTCATATGCCCGATGATGCTACCTGTTCTAAAATAAACGAGATAGAGGAGTCAAATCTGCTCCATGATCTGGCTTGGACGCATTTTCATCACTCTATTTTAGAGCATGCAAATCTCAGCTTTCTTGTAAGAGGAACAAGCAGAGGCGTACTTCAGGAGCATGCACGCCACCGCATACAGGCCATAAGTGTAAGAAGTACGCGTTATACTATGAGCTCTGTTATAAATGCTTTTGTCGCTTCGCAGACGGCAGAAGAGAGGGAGTTCTTTATAGAAAAAGTTTTGAGCTTCGATATGTTAGTAACTTGCGATGAAGAGTACAACAGAATCGAGATAGGCGCAATTTACGATAAGCTAAAGTATCAATCAAAAACTCTAGAGAACTTTAACGAGATTGCCGTAGCAAAAAGCTCACTGCCGCTTTTAGAAGAGTTTGCGGGAGATGCAAAAGCGCTTTACGGGGCACTGGAATCGGGAAAAAAGAAGCGCAATGTCGGAGATGCTTTTAAGCATATCATAACCGACAACGTAAAGGTCGATATGGTGGTAACGTTTAATCTTCGCAGTCTGAAAAACTATCTTACACTAAGAGACAGCGGAGCGGCATATTTTCAGATAAGATGGCTGGCTCAGGAGATGATGAGAAAGACACCGTCAAAATATTTAGATCTAATAATTAAAAAAGGTTGA
- a CDS encoding PhnA domain-containing protein yields MSIEKELENRSGGVCELCGSSDGLSVLEVAPSDGSAQQSIYVCTTCKEQIQNPQKMDETHFNCLNDSMWSEVPAVAVMSYRLLKALGREDLVDMMYMEDDVKSWAEAGLSSASENVVVRDSNGVVLNAGDSVVIIKDLDVKGAGFTAKRGTTVRNITIPQDVADHIEGRVNGTKIYLKTEFLKKA; encoded by the coding sequence ATGAGTATAGAAAAAGAGTTAGAAAACAGAAGCGGTGGCGTATGTGAACTTTGCGGAAGCAGTGATGGGCTTAGTGTTTTAGAAGTAGCACCTTCGGACGGAAGTGCCCAGCAGTCGATATATGTGTGCACAACGTGTAAAGAGCAGATACAAAACCCTCAAAAGATGGATGAGACCCACTTTAACTGCCTAAATGACAGTATGTGGAGTGAAGTTCCTGCAGTTGCAGTTATGTCATACAGACTCCTAAAAGCTCTTGGAAGAGAAGATCTTGTTGATATGATGTATATGGAAGATGATGTCAAAAGCTGGGCCGAAGCAGGTTTAAGCAGTGCATCTGAGAATGTTGTCGTAAGAGACTCAAACGGAGTTGTTTTAAATGCGGGCGACAGCGTTGTTATCATTAAGGATCTAGATGTCAAAGGTGCAGGCTTTACTGCAAAGAGAGGCACTACGGTCAGAAATATAACGATCCCTCAGGATGTTGCAGACCACATAGAAGGTCGTGTGAACGGAACAAAAATCTACTTAAAAACAGAGTTTTTGAAAAAAGCGTAA
- the rpsU gene encoding 30S ribosomal protein S21 translates to MPGIVLRSDDNFDASYRRFKKQTDRNLIVTEARARRFHETETEKRKKFKIASRKKMLKRLYMMRRYESRL, encoded by the coding sequence ATGCCAGGTATCGTACTACGCAGTGATGATAATTTTGATGCATCTTACCGCCGTTTCAAGAAGCAGACCGACCGTAACTTAATCGTTACAGAAGCTCGTGCTCGCCGTTTCCATGAAACGGAAACTGAAAAGCGTAAGAAGTTCAAAATAGCATCTCGTAAGAAAATGCTTAAACGTCTTTATATGATGAGACGTTACGAATCACGCCTATAG